One window of Novosphingobium sp. P6W genomic DNA carries:
- a CDS encoding O-antigen ligase, whose translation MTNALALPQARGSRFVVLLTDRSLQDGVFAALMVMARIPASVGMPGAFVFLVLTGIYVAIRLEQTRDAFWRCWILLVFPAFALLSAVWAVYPELTLRYAVQMTLTAFAGLLLSQAARPRAVLAGLFVAYTGYSVASLMAGNIHPDGMGGALALYGLGGEAKNYFADTAGTAVLLALVMLVTGIERGSPVLAVFSGGMAAICVLTTVRAHSAGAVASLALTVGLLAALLALRTRSPALKLAFAATVFGTFVLCLLFFQPLMAMVQELSAKDSGLTGRGYLWYRADFIIAQRPWLGMGYFGFWHPANPDAIGLWRYFDVHQEGTGFSFHNSYIQTMVETGYIGLAIMLGGWIAGIIALLRRFVLTHSLATCFWLSYMALELSKSPVEPIRPAALVAPTIMLFAALGFGWFPVARAGAARTAQHGSG comes from the coding sequence ATGACTAATGCGCTGGCCTTGCCGCAGGCGCGCGGTAGCCGCTTTGTCGTCCTTCTCACCGACCGAAGTCTGCAGGATGGGGTTTTCGCCGCGTTAATGGTGATGGCGCGCATTCCGGCCAGCGTCGGTATGCCAGGCGCCTTCGTTTTTCTGGTCCTGACCGGTATTTATGTTGCGATCCGGCTCGAACAAACCCGTGACGCTTTTTGGCGTTGTTGGATTCTACTGGTGTTCCCGGCTTTTGCACTGTTGTCGGCGGTATGGGCGGTCTACCCGGAATTGACCTTGCGCTATGCCGTGCAGATGACCCTCACGGCCTTCGCCGGGCTGCTGCTGTCGCAAGCCGCGCGGCCCAGAGCGGTGCTGGCAGGACTGTTCGTTGCCTACACCGGGTATAGCGTCGCTTCCCTGATGGCCGGCAACATCCACCCGGATGGCATGGGAGGCGCGCTCGCCCTCTATGGCCTGGGGGGTGAGGCCAAGAACTATTTCGCGGACACTGCCGGTACGGCTGTCCTGTTGGCGCTGGTCATGCTGGTGACCGGCATTGAGCGGGGCTCACCGGTGCTTGCCGTGTTTAGCGGCGGTATGGCTGCGATCTGCGTTCTGACGACGGTGCGTGCGCATTCTGCCGGGGCAGTGGCATCCCTGGCGCTTACCGTGGGACTGTTGGCGGCTTTGCTGGCGTTGAGAACGCGTTCACCAGCGCTCAAGCTGGCCTTTGCCGCAACGGTCTTTGGCACCTTCGTGCTTTGCCTGCTATTTTTCCAGCCTCTTATGGCGATGGTACAGGAACTGTCCGCCAAGGATTCCGGGCTGACCGGGCGCGGCTATCTCTGGTATCGGGCGGACTTTATCATCGCTCAAAGGCCTTGGCTGGGAATGGGCTATTTCGGCTTTTGGCATCCAGCGAATCCTGACGCGATCGGTCTGTGGCGATATTTCGACGTGCATCAGGAAGGCACCGGCTTCTCGTTTCATAACAGCTATATCCAGACCATGGTGGAGACCGGTTACATCGGCCTCGCCATTATGCTCGGGGGCTGGATCGCGGGCATTATCGCGCTACTGCGCCGTTTTGTGCTGACCCATTCGCTCGCCACCTGTTTCTGGCTCAGCTACATGGCGCTGGAACTGAGCAAGTCGCCAGTGGAACCGATTCGCCCGGCTGCCTTGGTCGCGCCAACCATCATGCTGTTTGCGGCCTTGGGGTTCGGCTGGTTTCCCGTGGCAAGGGCCGGGGCGGCGCGAACTGCGCAGCATGGCTCAGGTTGA
- a CDS encoding family 16 glycosylhydrolase, with amino-acid sequence MASVTGLFIMAFLYKNAYGKLLNSSSSSVKTFLGTSASDIIRGTDKADIMRGYGGGDSYYGGQGDDTYIISSEKDKLFEAAGEGIDTVRSSVYHTLGANFENLILEGSGSWYGGGNDLDNVIIGNEYAQQINGGAGNDVLVGGGGADTFIIVKGNGSDAIVDFATGVDKIQLSGYGVTNFSQIQSALKQVGADTVLHFSNGEDLILRGVTATSLVAKDFSYEINRAALTLNFGDDFNSLSLYSKGGTWRTEYGHGGPGSISSRTLKTESEVYMDPDWGGTGTKPLGVNPFSINDGVLTITAAPATADVLPFIDGHTYTSGLLTTKFTFAQQYGYFEIRAALPAGQGFWPAFWLLPADSSWPPELDVFEMLGKDPNVVYLTTHGIENGKNTMDQDRAVLDTTKFHTYGVDWNGERVIYYIDGVEVAQQATPPAMNKEMYMLVNLAVGGNGSWGGAADATTGTGEMKVDYVRAYRTADTVSATIKGTHTVYSGNGSTSAPVVTTPGTPKPATPVTSNENGSGGVATGKTYVGTSGDDTFRVSSALDKIVEQVNGGSDTVISSVSFTLPDNVENLSLSTDAALNGTGNALANRLIGTKGANVLKGLAGNDYLDGNGGADTLYGGLGDDTYRVDSTAVKVIENANEGSDSVISTVTYTLTANVENLRLSGTANINGTGNGEDNRIIGNAGVNVLTGLAGNDYLDGAGGLDTLVGGKGDDIYIVDQAGVRVIEQASEGNDTVRSSVSYTLPANVEILRLSGSAGINGAGNTLANKIYGNDGANKLFGWAGNDLIDGGAGNDVLNGGAGDDTLTGGAGADTFVFAAGYGKDTVTDFQHGVDKLVLVGVKTSAVSISHTATSTVVSIGAEKITLMGDAQFEMSDISFLSTVNYGATIGLMA; translated from the coding sequence ATGGCTTCAGTGACGGGGTTATTCATCATGGCTTTTTTGTATAAGAACGCTTACGGCAAATTACTTAATAGCTCTTCTTCCTCTGTTAAGACGTTTCTCGGGACATCTGCTTCCGACATCATCCGGGGGACCGATAAAGCTGACATCATGCGCGGCTACGGCGGCGGCGACAGCTATTATGGCGGGCAGGGTGACGACACCTACATAATCTCTTCCGAAAAGGACAAGCTGTTCGAGGCGGCCGGTGAGGGCATCGATACCGTGCGCTCTTCGGTCTATCACACCTTGGGCGCCAACTTCGAAAACTTGATCCTCGAAGGCAGTGGCTCCTGGTATGGCGGCGGCAACGACCTCGACAATGTGATTATCGGTAACGAGTATGCGCAGCAGATCAACGGCGGGGCTGGCAACGATGTACTGGTCGGCGGCGGGGGTGCGGATACCTTCATCATCGTAAAGGGCAATGGCAGCGATGCCATCGTCGACTTTGCAACCGGCGTCGACAAGATCCAGCTCAGCGGATACGGTGTCACCAACTTCTCGCAGATACAGTCTGCTTTGAAGCAAGTAGGTGCGGACACCGTACTGCACTTCTCCAATGGCGAAGACCTGATCCTGCGCGGTGTGACGGCTACCAGCCTGGTCGCCAAGGACTTTAGTTACGAAATCAACCGCGCTGCGTTGACGCTCAACTTCGGCGATGATTTCAATTCCCTCAGCCTCTACTCCAAGGGCGGCACCTGGCGTACCGAATATGGCCACGGCGGTCCGGGTTCCATTTCCAGTCGCACTCTGAAAACCGAGTCCGAGGTTTATATGGACCCCGACTGGGGCGGCACCGGCACGAAACCGCTGGGCGTGAATCCCTTCTCGATCAACGACGGCGTGCTGACGATCACCGCTGCCCCGGCGACGGCGGATGTGCTGCCCTTCATCGACGGGCACACGTATACGTCTGGCCTGTTGACGACCAAGTTCACGTTTGCGCAGCAATACGGTTACTTCGAAATTCGCGCCGCGCTGCCAGCAGGGCAAGGCTTCTGGCCCGCGTTCTGGTTGTTGCCGGCAGACAGCAGCTGGCCGCCCGAACTCGATGTGTTCGAGATGCTCGGCAAAGACCCGAACGTCGTTTACCTGACGACGCATGGCATCGAGAACGGCAAGAACACCATGGATCAGGACCGCGCCGTACTCGATACCACGAAGTTCCATACTTACGGCGTCGACTGGAACGGTGAACGGGTAATCTACTACATCGATGGTGTGGAAGTGGCGCAGCAGGCTACGCCGCCGGCCATGAACAAGGAAATGTACATGCTCGTCAACCTTGCGGTAGGCGGGAATGGCAGCTGGGGCGGCGCCGCAGATGCGACCACCGGCACGGGCGAGATGAAGGTGGACTATGTGCGTGCCTATCGCACGGCCGACACCGTCTCGGCGACGATCAAGGGTACGCATACCGTTTATTCGGGGAATGGGTCCACCTCGGCGCCTGTCGTGACAACGCCGGGAACCCCGAAGCCCGCCACGCCGGTCACCTCGAATGAAAATGGATCGGGCGGCGTCGCAACCGGCAAGACCTATGTGGGCACCAGCGGGGATGATACATTCCGTGTCAGCTCTGCGCTCGACAAGATCGTCGAGCAGGTCAACGGCGGTTCCGATACGGTCATCTCCAGCGTGAGCTTCACGTTGCCCGATAATGTCGAGAACCTGAGCCTTTCCACCGACGCTGCGCTCAATGGCACCGGCAATGCGCTCGCCAACAGATTGATCGGCACCAAGGGGGCGAACGTCCTCAAGGGGCTGGCCGGCAACGACTATCTCGATGGGAACGGGGGTGCCGACACACTGTACGGCGGGCTGGGCGATGACACTTACCGGGTCGACAGCACTGCGGTGAAGGTCATCGAAAACGCGAATGAAGGCAGCGATTCGGTTATCAGCACGGTCACCTATACCCTGACCGCCAATGTCGAAAATCTGCGTCTGAGCGGCACGGCCAATATCAACGGCACAGGCAATGGCGAAGACAACCGGATTATCGGCAATGCCGGGGTCAACGTCCTGACCGGGCTTGCGGGCAACGACTATCTCGACGGTGCCGGCGGTCTCGACACTCTGGTCGGCGGTAAGGGAGATGATATCTACATCGTCGACCAGGCCGGTGTGCGTGTGATCGAGCAGGCCAGCGAGGGCAACGACACGGTGCGCTCTTCTGTCAGCTATACGCTGCCCGCCAATGTCGAGATACTGCGCCTGTCCGGCAGCGCCGGGATCAACGGCGCCGGCAATACGCTGGCGAACAAGATCTACGGCAACGACGGCGCCAACAAGCTGTTCGGATGGGCCGGCAACGACCTGATCGACGGCGGAGCCGGCAACGATGTCCTTAACGGCGGTGCGGGCGACGATACGCTTACCGGCGGTGCAGGCGCGGATACTTTCGTTTTCGCTGCCGGCTATGGCAAGGATACGGTGACCGACTTCCAGCACGGCGTCGACAAGCTGGTGCTGGTTGGCGTGAAGACCAGCGCGGTTTCGATCAGCCATACGGCGACCTCGACTGTGGTTTCGATCGGTGCGGAAAAGATCACCCTGATGGGCGATGCACAGTTCGAGATGTCCGATATCAGCTTCCTCAGCACCGTGAACTATGGCGCTACGATCGGACTGATGGCCTGA
- a CDS encoding acyltransferase: protein MSRNLSVFLDLLRLFAALLVFVGHTGAVYSLNMPVIVAHSAKEGVAIFFVLSGFVIAFVTECKEHDWRSFAHARAIRMYSVLPVAIVVLVVCHTIGAAVNPALYDVGDVSDQTLRNTLGGALIGEAPGWQPILHYLTFTNEFWFDRVVVSTGTPFWSLGFEMAYYVAFAILFYVRGPRRWLLAAVWLVACGPRIAVAFVLWLVGVGAWSFVRRCPRIDAFAGWALLSALALAMLAWRRWGGELAVPLFEWPAPALLGASMAYYLVLALLLAAIIVVFAACTSERSIWPVGVERIVRYCAGASFTLYIAHLPVLVLIAAIRPDGLGTNSGGLLAGSITVGVVFILAELGERRKAIYIQIFAKVLNYSVKFKNYAIDAID from the coding sequence TTGAGCAGAAATCTGTCGGTCTTTCTCGATCTGCTGCGCCTTTTTGCCGCCTTGTTAGTGTTCGTTGGGCACACCGGTGCGGTTTACAGCCTCAATATGCCCGTTATCGTTGCCCACAGTGCAAAGGAGGGGGTGGCGATCTTCTTCGTGCTGTCTGGCTTCGTCATCGCATTTGTTACGGAATGCAAAGAGCATGACTGGCGATCCTTTGCGCATGCGCGGGCAATCCGGATGTATTCGGTGCTCCCTGTCGCCATCGTGGTGCTGGTGGTGTGTCATACGATTGGCGCGGCCGTGAACCCTGCGCTGTACGACGTTGGCGATGTCAGCGATCAGACGCTCCGCAACACCCTGGGCGGCGCTCTCATCGGTGAGGCTCCTGGGTGGCAGCCGATCCTCCATTACCTGACGTTCACCAACGAATTCTGGTTCGACCGTGTCGTCGTATCTACGGGTACGCCGTTCTGGTCGCTTGGGTTCGAGATGGCCTATTATGTTGCCTTCGCCATCTTGTTCTATGTGCGGGGGCCTCGGCGCTGGCTATTGGCCGCCGTCTGGCTGGTGGCCTGCGGCCCTCGCATCGCAGTGGCATTCGTCTTGTGGCTGGTGGGAGTGGGGGCTTGGAGCTTTGTGCGGCGTTGTCCGCGGATTGACGCGTTCGCGGGTTGGGCTTTGCTTTCAGCGTTAGCGCTTGCCATGCTCGCATGGCGTAGATGGGGCGGCGAGCTGGCGGTTCCGCTATTCGAATGGCCCGCTCCTGCACTGCTGGGTGCAAGCATGGCCTATTACCTGGTGCTGGCCCTGCTGCTGGCAGCGATCATCGTCGTTTTCGCTGCGTGTACATCGGAACGGTCGATCTGGCCGGTCGGAGTGGAGCGAATCGTTCGCTACTGCGCAGGTGCCAGCTTCACGCTCTACATCGCCCATCTTCCGGTCCTGGTGTTGATCGCAGCGATCAGGCCTGATGGTCTGGGGACGAATTCGGGTGGGCTGCTTGCGGGCAGCATCACTGTCGGCGTGGTGTTTATCCTGGCGGAACTGGGGGAGCGACGTAAAGCGATCTATATACAAATTTTCGCCAAAGTGCTGAATTATTCGGTAAAATTCAAGAACTATGCTATCGATGCAATCGATTAA
- a CDS encoding polysaccharide pyruvyl transferase family protein gives MKLLHYQPAVPNFGDDLNGILWPALAPSLFEEQGEVDGPGEAFVGIGTIVGIDPGQRRRLHVFSSGAGYTAADRWTGLDVHYHCVRGPVTARVLGLSADRPLTDGAILAPLVDRFRFSVPGEGAAASTVPAGGRIVVVPHYETIAFPGWNDAVRMAGFDLVDPRGAPEVVIAALASARLVLTESLHGAILADAYGVPWRGFAVSRNFSTAKWADWAGSLDLDVEIALVPPPDPMPLLRFGKREEPFGAMLRLDPEASFREFRNRIAPPARIPFLKAQAKRVLEDVPAARRLLGFNPQRTAKALADLATCEPYLSLAGRRESLRDAMLQRLEALVRLHQGALARVT, from the coding sequence GTGAAGTTGCTGCATTACCAGCCCGCCGTTCCGAACTTCGGAGATGACCTCAACGGGATCCTCTGGCCCGCCCTGGCGCCTTCGTTGTTCGAGGAACAGGGCGAAGTCGATGGCCCGGGCGAGGCATTTGTGGGCATCGGCACCATTGTCGGGATCGATCCCGGACAGCGGCGGCGGCTGCATGTCTTCTCCAGCGGTGCAGGCTATACGGCCGCCGACCGATGGACCGGACTGGATGTGCATTATCACTGCGTGCGTGGACCGGTGACGGCGCGGGTGCTGGGGTTGTCGGCGGACAGGCCCTTGACCGATGGCGCGATCCTGGCCCCGTTGGTCGACCGGTTCCGGTTTTCGGTGCCGGGTGAGGGCGCCGCGGCCAGTACTGTTCCGGCGGGGGGGCGGATCGTGGTCGTCCCCCACTATGAGACCATCGCCTTTCCCGGCTGGAACGATGCTGTGCGCATGGCCGGGTTCGATCTCGTTGACCCCAGGGGAGCGCCTGAGGTCGTGATCGCCGCACTGGCAAGTGCGCGCCTGGTGCTTACAGAATCGCTACACGGCGCGATTTTGGCTGATGCTTATGGCGTGCCGTGGCGGGGGTTTGCGGTTTCGCGCAATTTCTCGACTGCCAAGTGGGCAGACTGGGCCGGATCGCTGGATCTGGATGTAGAGATCGCGCTGGTGCCTCCGCCCGATCCGATGCCTTTGCTGCGTTTCGGCAAACGGGAAGAACCTTTTGGCGCCATGCTGCGCCTGGACCCTGAGGCATCTTTTCGCGAGTTCCGCAATCGTATTGCTCCTCCTGCGCGGATACCCTTCCTGAAAGCGCAGGCCAAGCGGGTGCTGGAGGACGTGCCGGCGGCGCGGCGGCTGCTGGGGTTCAATCCGCAGCGCACCGCAAAAGCACTGGCCGACCTTGCGACTTGTGAGCCGTACCTGAGCCTGGCGGGCAGGCGCGAGAGCTTGCGCGATGCCATGTTGCAGAGACTTGAGGCGTTGGTCCGGTTGCATCAGGGGGCGCTGGCGAGGGTGACCTGA
- a CDS encoding polysaccharide biosynthesis/export family protein, whose translation MRIFLTVLSILIAGCLTSGCASSGSLPELALSNTDTSYALGAGDKLRITVYGEERLTGEYLVDGSGAIAFPLIGAVRAKGITAPALADQLTAALSKGYIDNPSVAIDVLNFRPYYILGEVNTPGEYPFVEGLTVFSAVAKAAGFTYRADEKRIYIRHKEGAGEVLYRLDGNTPVQPGDTIRVLERKF comes from the coding sequence ATGCGGATATTCCTGACCGTTCTGTCCATTCTTATCGCCGGATGCCTGACATCCGGCTGCGCAAGTAGCGGATCGCTACCGGAACTGGCCTTATCGAACACTGACACCAGCTACGCACTGGGCGCTGGCGATAAACTGCGCATCACCGTCTACGGCGAGGAAAGGCTTACCGGCGAATATCTCGTCGACGGTTCCGGCGCCATTGCGTTCCCGCTGATCGGAGCAGTCCGGGCGAAGGGCATCACTGCCCCTGCCTTGGCTGACCAGCTCACCGCCGCACTCAGCAAGGGCTACATCGATAATCCCAGCGTCGCGATCGATGTGCTGAACTTTCGCCCCTATTACATCCTGGGCGAAGTCAACACTCCGGGCGAATACCCCTTTGTCGAAGGACTTACCGTGTTCAGCGCGGTCGCCAAGGCGGCTGGCTTCACTTATCGCGCCGATGAAAAGCGCATCTATATCCGCCACAAGGAAGGCGCCGGCGAAGTCCTTTACCGACTAGACGGAAACACGCCCGTCCAGCCAGGCGATACCATTCGCGTACTTGAGCGGAAGTTCTAG
- a CDS encoding outer membrane beta-barrel protein translates to MPNIAFHGAGSSQLLSHIASPSTLRIAHLRASFAAIALSTAWSHTAEAQNIGPQIREPNDVPGSRIIPEYKQIGYDIAGFKVLPTVTFGMRGDDNVFTRTSVKESDIVLQAEPRLRLRKEDRFQNISLEAMARTSSYLKLASQDSTEYSLEGTYTRGTTGPNSIAVNLGYRREAIMRGTVENDLVGGEPLMRRVLNGSFTGRKQFNRLAIDAQVLGMRQRYEDLEGNAGAIADQHFRNVTRYGVQGIVSYEISGRTAIFGGVEYDNFDYAPSRQLVNRDAENWSGTVGVRYEISQLIYAQVGVGYRRYDFKAAAFGAIAGPAVWGHLRYFPSRLLAVRGSIEQSNTTSPYDLVGAVTLTTVKVEAEYEIRRSLSWLGVTKFTLEDYGKQPYSARRFDVSAGPRLRFSRWLSANVNVGYARRFVNGPAPFEPFSQFYGLLSVTLAR, encoded by the coding sequence GTGCCCAATATCGCCTTCCATGGCGCCGGCTCCAGCCAGCTACTTAGCCATATCGCAAGTCCTTCAACTCTGCGCATCGCGCATTTGCGCGCCAGCTTCGCGGCAATTGCCCTGTCGACTGCGTGGTCTCACACAGCAGAGGCCCAGAACATCGGCCCCCAGATCCGCGAACCGAACGATGTGCCCGGCTCCAGGATCATCCCGGAGTATAAGCAGATCGGCTACGATATCGCCGGATTCAAGGTGCTCCCGACGGTCACTTTCGGCATGCGCGGTGACGACAACGTGTTCACCCGCACCAGCGTGAAGGAATCGGACATTGTCCTTCAGGCAGAACCGCGTCTGCGGCTGCGCAAGGAAGATCGGTTCCAGAACATTTCGCTCGAAGCCATGGCGCGCACAAGCTCCTACCTGAAGCTGGCTAGCCAGGATTCGACTGAATATAGCCTTGAAGGCACTTACACCCGCGGCACCACCGGCCCCAATTCGATTGCAGTGAATCTGGGCTACCGCCGTGAAGCAATCATGCGCGGCACGGTGGAGAACGACCTCGTCGGCGGTGAACCGCTGATGCGCCGGGTCCTCAACGGCTCGTTTACTGGGCGCAAACAGTTCAACCGGCTCGCGATCGATGCCCAGGTCCTCGGCATGCGTCAGCGCTACGAAGACCTTGAAGGCAACGCCGGGGCTATCGCCGATCAGCATTTCCGCAACGTGACGCGGTATGGCGTGCAAGGCATCGTATCCTACGAGATCAGCGGCCGCACTGCGATCTTCGGCGGTGTAGAATACGACAATTTCGACTACGCCCCATCACGCCAGCTAGTGAACCGCGATGCCGAGAACTGGAGCGGGACGGTGGGCGTGCGGTACGAGATTTCACAGCTGATCTATGCACAGGTGGGCGTCGGATACCGCCGCTATGATTTCAAGGCCGCTGCGTTTGGCGCCATTGCAGGCCCCGCCGTATGGGGACACTTGCGCTACTTTCCCTCGCGCCTGCTCGCCGTGCGCGGCAGCATCGAGCAAAGTAACACCACCAGCCCCTACGACCTCGTGGGCGCAGTCACGCTGACCACCGTGAAAGTCGAAGCGGAATATGAGATACGGCGCAGCCTGTCCTGGCTCGGCGTAACCAAGTTCACGCTGGAAGACTATGGAAAGCAGCCTTATTCGGCACGACGCTTCGATGTATCGGCCGGGCCGCGCCTACGCTTCAGCCGCTGGCTTTCGGCAAATGTGAACGTGGGTTACGCAAGGCGGTTCGTAAACGGCCCCGCACCTTTCGAACCCTTCTCCCAGTTCTACGGCCTGCTCTCGGTCACGTTGGCACGATGA
- a CDS encoding cell wall hydrolase: MMVDTTFNFRRPATARYFLPGGLQLAPSGMMNWRKRRTIATALWASVSPRRLAIAVILASTLVLLAALLLASTLSPRQPNAASRLMPDRRSHALSGDHAATGSIAPKIEPLLFADVDAKTARELNAAIPFAALGADRSFPFRMDRDSAEFPRALDCLASAVLYEAGSDRAGQAAVAQVVLNRVRHPAYPHSVCAVVYQGSERATGCQFTFTCDGALARIPSPSAWQHARATALAFLTGETDPAVGMATHYHTDWVHPYWSATLDKIARVDTHLFFRWRGGWGRRQAFTSALDHIEPFEPKLAFLSPAHRRPVTSPLATGDSTSGAPGSAPIASVIDTISTREGDHFILVDAGGDGARLAMLGLGQCEEQAYCKVVGWDRTSQRFGSPQNPVIRTVAFLYVTDKRTGVEIVLWDCARFNRPSDAQCLSDANRRWITFKGDFSHAS, from the coding sequence ATGATGGTAGATACCACCTTCAACTTTCGCCGGCCGGCAACGGCACGCTACTTTCTTCCCGGCGGACTGCAGCTTGCACCCAGTGGCATGATGAACTGGCGGAAGCGCAGGACGATCGCCACAGCGCTGTGGGCCTCGGTCAGTCCGCGCCGCTTGGCCATTGCGGTCATACTTGCGTCGACCCTCGTGCTCCTCGCCGCCCTTTTGCTCGCCAGCACCCTGTCTCCCCGGCAACCGAACGCAGCATCGCGGCTAATGCCGGACCGCCGAAGCCACGCGCTGTCCGGCGACCATGCCGCGACCGGCAGCATTGCCCCGAAAATCGAACCGCTGCTTTTTGCCGATGTCGATGCAAAGACCGCCCGCGAGCTTAACGCGGCGATCCCCTTCGCCGCACTTGGCGCGGACCGCTCCTTTCCATTTCGCATGGACCGCGACAGCGCCGAATTCCCCCGCGCGCTGGACTGCCTCGCCAGCGCCGTACTCTACGAAGCGGGAAGCGACCGCGCAGGGCAAGCGGCCGTCGCCCAAGTGGTCCTGAACCGGGTTCGCCACCCTGCCTATCCCCATTCAGTCTGCGCGGTCGTCTATCAGGGATCCGAACGCGCGACCGGATGCCAGTTCACCTTCACCTGCGACGGCGCGCTGGCGCGGATACCCTCGCCCTCTGCCTGGCAGCACGCCCGCGCCACGGCATTGGCCTTCCTTACGGGAGAGACCGACCCGGCTGTCGGCATGGCCACGCATTATCACACCGATTGGGTGCACCCCTACTGGAGCGCCACGCTCGACAAGATCGCCCGGGTCGACACGCATCTGTTTTTCCGCTGGCGGGGCGGTTGGGGACGCCGGCAGGCTTTCACTTCTGCGCTTGACCATATCGAGCCTTTCGAGCCCAAACTGGCCTTCCTGTCTCCCGCACATCGCCGTCCGGTTACGTCGCCATTGGCGACCGGCGACAGCACGTCAGGCGCGCCAGGCTCAGCGCCGATCGCCAGCGTTATCGACACGATCAGCACGCGCGAAGGCGATCATTTCATTCTCGTCGATGCCGGAGGTGACGGCGCCAGGCTGGCAATGCTCGGCCTGGGGCAATGTGAGGAGCAAGCCTATTGCAAAGTCGTCGGCTGGGACCGGACTTCGCAACGCTTCGGCTCCCCCCAAAACCCCGTCATCCGCACTGTCGCCTTCCTCTATGTCACCGACAAGCGCACCGGCGTCGAGATCGTCCTTTGGGACTGCGCCCGGTTCAATCGCCCGTCGGACGCACAGTGCCTGTCGGACGCAAACCGCCGCTGGATCACCTTCAAGGGAGACTTTTCCCATGCCTCCTGA
- a CDS encoding TolC family outer membrane protein, with product MTNGANMPMTMAAKIRTLRWLPLLLCAGMPAPVSAETLGEAMAIAYQHNPGVEASRASTRAAEERMRQAKAQFGPTLTADASYRYAWRRVTQSNITVLRQDGFTPQLSLSLDQPLFTFGRLSAQRNIAQAGYGASVADMHSSEQDLMANVVIAYAAVLRDEKLVGIARENLSQLTETLDQINARYTARYATETDLQQTRNRIFSGQAQLELAQGNLQASRNTYRNILGHYPDGLLPLPQLPPLPRSIEEAQAMGAASSPVLASARFDLAAAQGRIAQARGNARPYVGVQGSVARSPLAVENDDTRELSAQVQVGLTVPLYSGGLLSARIREARQLADAATQQLEQTSRGVRENIASYWDQLSAARRALPAYTRAVTAAQSALDGAQQQQLAGQVTSLDVLDTARDLLTSRQARAQAEAQLYVQHALLLGAMGQLRADSFAPGTPPFDPNAYSSVPFAGLPTGPFVEMIDALAVDDNFKASPVQVENDAEPDHVMAPEPEGQ from the coding sequence ATGACGAACGGCGCAAACATGCCCATGACCATGGCTGCGAAAATACGGACCTTGCGCTGGCTGCCTTTACTGCTGTGTGCAGGGATGCCCGCGCCGGTATCGGCAGAGACGCTCGGCGAGGCAATGGCCATCGCGTACCAGCACAACCCCGGCGTCGAGGCGAGCCGTGCCTCCACCCGCGCCGCCGAAGAACGCATGCGTCAAGCCAAGGCCCAGTTCGGTCCCACGCTCACTGCCGATGCCAGCTATCGCTATGCCTGGCGCCGCGTCACGCAGAGCAACATCACAGTGCTGCGGCAGGATGGCTTTACGCCGCAGCTCTCACTTTCACTTGACCAGCCGCTGTTTACCTTCGGCCGACTGAGCGCTCAGCGAAACATCGCGCAAGCCGGATACGGCGCATCGGTTGCTGACATGCACTCCAGTGAGCAGGACCTGATGGCCAATGTAGTCATCGCCTATGCCGCCGTCCTGCGCGACGAGAAACTGGTCGGCATTGCCCGAGAGAACCTATCCCAGCTGACCGAGACGCTCGACCAGATCAACGCCCGCTACACCGCGCGCTACGCTACCGAGACGGACCTGCAACAGACCCGCAACCGTATCTTCAGCGGCCAGGCCCAGCTGGAGTTGGCGCAAGGCAACCTGCAGGCCAGCCGCAACACTTACCGCAACATCCTGGGCCATTATCCAGATGGGCTGTTGCCGCTACCGCAGTTGCCTCCCCTTCCGCGCTCTATCGAAGAAGCGCAGGCAATGGGCGCTGCATCCAGCCCGGTGCTCGCATCCGCCCGCTTCGACCTTGCCGCAGCGCAAGGCCGGATCGCGCAGGCCCGCGGCAATGCACGGCCCTATGTCGGAGTTCAGGGCAGTGTCGCCCGTTCACCGCTGGCGGTCGAAAACGACGATACGCGCGAACTTTCCGCGCAAGTGCAGGTGGGGCTCACCGTGCCGCTTTACTCCGGCGGCCTGCTCTCCGCCCGCATCCGCGAAGCCAGGCAACTGGCAGATGCCGCGACCCAGCAACTGGAACAGACTTCGCGAGGCGTCCGCGAGAACATCGCCAGTTACTGGGACCAACTCTCTGCCGCCCGCCGCGCCCTGCCCGCGTACACTCGTGCCGTCACCGCCGCGCAAAGCGCTCTTGATGGCGCGCAGCAGCAACAGCTTGCCGGGCAGGTAACCTCGCTCGACGTGCTCGACACGGCGCGCGATCTTCTCACTTCGCGCCAGGCGCGAGCGCAGGCCGAAGCCCAGCTCTACGTGCAACATGCCCTGCTGCTGGGCGCCATGGGCCAATTGCGCGCGGACAGTTTCGCGCCGGGCACTCCGCCGTTCGATCCGAACGCCTACAGTTCGGTTCCGTTCGCCGGGCTACCGACCGGACCCTTCGTCGAGATGATCGATGCGCTCGCCGTCGACGATAATTTCAAGGCATCGCCGGTCCAGGTCGAGAACGATGCCGAACCGGACCATGTCATGGCCCCGGAACCCGAAGGGCAATGA